TTACTATTTGGTAGATATTTTTTATGCCAGAATCTTTTGTCCACATGCTTTGGATCCGAatatactgtataatataaCTCCATATACTTTTACACAAGTAAAACCATATGGAAAAGACAAAAATGAAATAAggataaataaagtaaaaaggaaaagaacCTGAAAATGCCGAGAGAGGCTTCGAGAACGCCGGCGAAAAAAGTGGCGGTGAAAGCAAGGTGAAGGTAAAGCTTAGGATCTTTCTCAGCATCGACTTCTTTGCTCAGCATCGCACCTGTCAAAAGAGACGCAACCGCTACCGTACCCACCGCCAAATCCTTTGAACTCCCTAGAACCGCGTACACCAATGGCGGTACAAAACTCGAATCTAAGCACAAAGACAGTACAAACAAGTACACAAACCTAATAAGAGTTTGGTTGtatcacaaaaacttttttttttctctttttgtaaatACAGAAATTTAGCGGTTAATTAGTAGAAGAAAAGAGTGAATAATAACGCTTACAAAGGCCAAGGATGGGAGGCAAATTGGCAAGTTTGGCATAACTGATGCCCTGAGGGATTGCCAGGCTAGCGATGGTGATTCCGGCGATGAGATCTGATTTAAAGAACTTGAAGTTGTAGCGTGGAGCCCATTCAAAAATCGGCAAGAAGTATTTGAGGCCTAACACCACTTTTCTTGATGCATTCTGGTTCTTAAACTGTCTAAAAGGATCGTCCGGAAACAAAGTTTCCTTGAGTGAGTACTGAAGTGACTTCAAGAACGGCTGAGGCTTTGGAGCCTCCACCGTGTGATGGCGGCGGTGAAGCTCCTCCGCTCCTTCAGGGAATGTGTAGTCCTCCGTGCCCATTTGGAAAACCGCTCGAGTTgggtttaggaagttttttttgtttgttttggtattttttgcTTTGGGCGGTTGGAAGTGAGGAATGAGGAGAAGTGCTAAGGTGGTTTCTTCCTTTTATAGGAGTTTGAGCATAGTGTCTGcattagtaaataaataaatatatgagaaaataattcaaaagCGTTGGATGATTTACTATAGGAATAGATCTCGGTGaaaagttatattaaaaaaaaaacactcatgcATGTATCTTAATTAATCTATctcataatataatttaataaacgcATATATCCAAAAATTAAGATATCCActattctttcttttgttttggttgaagaagatattcattattcttaatttttggttttactcGGTCCGGTTCTagaataattttgttgttggtcACATTTATAATTGATCACACTTAACTCACAACAAGACGGTAAGATAAACTAGTACACAATGACAATTTTTATAAAGACAATTCTTCCATTCACCCCTAGAGATAGAACCTTTCTTATTCACGCCCTCTTActtaaaggaaacaaattattgattaaggaaacaaattctgtatatcaattaattttaaaattattaattctaaatattatgttatagttttaaattataacatctaaactcaaatcactctttttataaaccaaaattaaaatataaaccttcaccactattttataaactcaaaccgacatataattttgcttaattttaaaatataaactctaaccactcttttgcaaacccaaaccaacatataattttgcttaattttaaaatctaaactctaaccactcttttgtaaacccaaaccgacatataatttttcttaattttaaaatctaaaccctaactactcttttgtaaacccaaaccgacatataattttgtttaattgtaaaatctaaaccctaaactctaaccactcttttgtaaacccaaaccgacatctaatttcatttaattataaaatctataccctaaactctaaccactcttttgtaaacccaaaacgacatataattttgtttaattgtaaaaactaaaacctaACCACTATTTCGTAAACCCAAACGTCATatgatttcgtttaattgtaaaatctaaactctatttgttattttataaacctaaacgaACAtcatttccttaataaaaaatctatagaattggtttccttaacttgttttgtctttttttattttaattttgatttattttataaatatgatatgacatggcagtttgttgtattttgattggttaattaagagggggtgaataagaTTGGTTCAACCGTAGGGGTGAACCgaagaatttttctttttataattaagttgattaatgTGTGTATTATTTACACAAACAGTTGAAGGTATAATAAATTTGAAGTTAACATTAGTTTAACCTAGCCGTGAAAGTGAAAAGATAAATATAGTTACATGAAGTGGATAGAGCTCCGATTCACAGATGTGCGATTCTGATGCATGTATTGTCCCGGACACATAGAGAAGACGCGAAAGCCAGAAAGCTTACGTTTCCACTTTCAATCATTTTCGTAAATTACACATTCTACCCTCAACTCAGCTactgatgatatcatcatcgcTCCCACCTTAATCATTATATTACTTTATAATTGTATGGCTCTGCTGACACTTGTCCATTAGGAAAGATGGTTTAGTTTCTCCTCACTGCCATGTCACATTTTCCTTTAGATTAGAAAACTATACaaatgtaaatatgtaattCTACAGGGTTTAAAATTGGCGTTGTGGGATATTTTTCGAGAACTTTTCGTGAACGTGCCTAACGTTAGGAGTTGAAGATGACGATTTCAGCAACAACAAATGGTCGCAATGCTTTAGTCGGCATATAATATTTtacctatttttcttttttttctgacaCCACTTCATTGATTATTGTCTGTTTCCTACTTTAATTGATTAGAAGTTTCTAACTAACTGTTGAGTTTTGGTAACGGTTGCAAACACATGAAACACAATGTTGCTTTAGCAATCTCTTTGGATTGACCGTTCCAAAACTAGTCTATGTAAGCTGAAGACTAACCTTCTAACTGAAAGATTTTATATCCTTTTGTGAATGAGTGTATCTATACTTTATTTGGCAGATACAAAATCACTTTCACCATTGAAAAGTTGAGCCTAATTGACGAAATTGGTATGTTGTCTTTCCGTTTCTTAGCCAGAAGTTGAAGTGCAATCACAGCTGGATGGGCACGTGGTAAACGatggtttagtttttgttttttattacaTGAATAAGTTTTGTATCACTTGTTCCTACCGAATCTTTCTAGCTCCGAATTTGtatatgacttgttttgtttcCTGACCACACTTTTTATTTGCATATATAGCTAGCAAGCAAGTTAATTTGATATGTTGCTTTGACAACCAAACATGGTGAAATcaactatacatatatagtattgTAATGTTAACAGTTTAACCCTCACAAGTTCTATAACTTCCCATAAACAAATTCTGCTATATTTAACGAAAAAAACCGTTTGTTGATCATTGATTGGTTGTGTAAACTGAAACTCTAAATCGAAGATGTAACCAGCCAGTTATAGCTTGTTTAGTTGTTTACGTGAACAAAGCTAGGTGTTTCGGAGTACATATAAGTTTTTTGACCCTAAAGGAAAATGACATAAAGACTCTGGTCAAGTTAAGGAGAGACGATAGTTGACCCGGAATATAAACAGGCGATATATGACGCGGCTCGAATCGCAGCCGCAGCAGCCATATCTGCTTCTGTCTAAAAACGGAAATTAACTCACCACCACAATAATGAcatgtggatttttttttgtatttttgtatattgttttttgtttttttttttcatcaatacCTATCAATACATTGTAACAAAtgtgcttttcttttcttttaatgcTCAAAGAAAACGATGGATCAGCTTGCTACGTACTTAATTCCTTTATTTTTCCACTTACAATGGCCTTTGTTTCACGCTAAAACAACCGCGAAATATGATAATAATGATGAAAGAGCTACTCTCTGATTGCTAGTCAGTAATTACTAATTACACAtgcatcacacaaaaaaaaaatgtatggaTAAAGCGTCATATATAATAGAATTGAATTGATGAAGGCTCCAGTCATATTAATAACGATACTTCAACAAAGAGACGGCTGTAAAAAATGGCCGGACGAAAAGAGaaagtaattaatttataggtTCAATAAGCAACCTTGACATTTTACTTACGGATGTAAGTTGATTTACGAATTATTTAGCAATTAAAATAATCTTAAGATGATTTagccacaacaacaaaacactgCGGATATAAGTTGGCTTTGTATCCATGATTGAAATAATTCCTTCTTTAATGGCAAAGTTAAAATTGttctttataaatagaaagatCTATTTTGATCCTCATGTGCTAGGTTTTCGGATTATCATGAATAGtgtgaaatatataattatataaactgTATAGGGATATAATTATATCAAGATCTAAAGTAAACCTCTAATTTTGTCTTACATAACTTTGGCTTTGCGAGATCTTTTGAGATCTAGAGATGATTTTCACTTGTGAAGGAGTATGgtaagaaatatttttatataagatttagCGACATGAGTTGGTTGTTAACCACATTGAAGctgaaaacaaaagttttgtgcACTCGATCAATGTcactaataaatcaaaatatagaGAGTAGATCTTTACAAGACATATCCTTGATGGTGTTGCTTAGTATTTTTATTGGTGTTTCATTCGAGTAGAATATGTTTATTGTTTAGTGCTGTTAGATATATTTACCTTTCACTGAAATCTAAAAAATATCTTGAATTAAAAACATGTTCGGTGATATCACTAAACCTAAACGAATAAACTACGCtaaccaatataaatttgaatCTAAGATATACTTTATAATTAATTCCAATGGATCGAATCATCGTGCATATTATCACAcaatataatttttccatgttcTAAAATATCCACTGAAATCTTGTTAGATTTTTCTCTATCACCATgaagttaaataaaaacaaaatttaatgtgGTTATCTTACCCCTAGTCTCAAATCTGCATTCTTTGCTAAATATTCATTAGCATATACTTCAGCTTTCTATCTTACTTTCAAATCTTGATTGTGCTTACCTGTTTAGTTTAATTCCACACAAAAACCGTTGAATATCTTAGCTTTATCATTTTCCTGCACTTATatagagttatatatattatctaagtttGGTCTCCGACGATTCAATAGCATATACTAGTATATACCATGGTGGCACAAGCATTTGAGACATTCATTATTGATATTTTCAGGTTTGCTGGTAAATGTGTTGTATTAGTCATTATAATTAAAGCGACGATACTAGAATAAACAATGTATAGCACAAAGTTAAATGTGATGCTCAAATCAAATGTGTAACCATCATAGAAAGAATTCGTCGCCATAGGCGTTtgcgttaaaaaaaaatatttttacttggTTGGATTATGCCATACGAgcaatatcttttctttttggacaAAATGCCATAGGAGCAAGCAATTAACATGTTTTTTCAAAACATGCACAATCAATTATGACCATTGTTACGGGCACTCTACCAATCTTCTCCAGGGCAATTacctaaaaaccaaattttctaattattattaccTGGTGGAGTTCTTGAATTAATGTGCGTATTTATATGAGTAACCCTATATGAAGAAATTTTAAACAAGTGAATACGAATGATGTAACATTTGGATAAATGTTTTAAAGTTATACAAtttggttagaaaaaaaaaacaaaaaaatttcaaaatttgggcTACAAGGACATGTTATGGCCTGTGTTATCATGACGATGGTACACATAAGCCGACAACCACCACAAGATTACAGTATAGAGAACAACTAAATTGACTATACATCGCATCAATCTCACACTAGGGACAGATGCAACGATCACTAAcacaatacttttttttgtgggacaaaaaaaaggaaaactgaTAAGATCTTTGGTAATttaccaaaaatcaaattctagcAGATTAGCTAATGATTTTCTCTTCAAAACATAACAACTAGTTGCAAAGattgatttataatttctttttgtcgTTTCATGTTTTCAAAGGCTATTACCACTTTATGCGTTGTTGATCTAAAATTCTATCTTCGGACAATTGTCGTATtactaactctttttttttttgagtccgAAACAAAGGAAGTGTAGATAACATTTACATCGTACCTGGTGTTTTGGACTTTGCTATATACAATAACTCGTTGACTACGAATATAAATCGAAGTATCGTTTCTGATATGTTTGTGTGATTTCCTGGCAGACAACATAAATGCGTTCTCATATCACACCCCAATGATATGTACTATGACATCGGCCCCTTTATATACCAATATACAGTGTCATACACATGTGTACCCTAGCTAACGCTATATACCCCTACCTTATAGTTGCATGGTTACATGATTCGTATCCATTGTTTCCGGGATGCATAATTTGTAAGTCACATATTGTGCGGACACAAACTGGACCCCTCAGAATTGTACACATGTGCGTATGTCTATTGAGTAATTGAATATgtataaactaaattatatggCAGCAACGTATAAGATGATGTGGACGTAAGAACATAACATCGATAGATTTTACTCAAACGCCTGCGTAGATTCCCTTTAATTGAGCACTAGCTAATTCGAGTTGACAGAAACTTTAAgtctcttattttattatatatatatatatatatatatgtttatcttTGGTACAACAATATTGTGTTTGTAACTTGTTaaatgatttgaaaaaaattatataaatatgaaatcGGTAGACGGTAATCCAACCGTTAAAAATAGTTTtccaagatatatataaaatatcgAGTGCATGTATCTGCCAAAAGAGTGGAGACCAACTGGAATTTCTTAGACAAAGAAAGAGTGAATCACAATATATAGCATATGTTTATATATgagctttttctttcttgtgtttttttataagaCATTTATTGTCAAAATTCAGAATAACCAAATAAGCTTGTCATTTAAAACGTACATAGTGGTTAACTACCTCTGACTGAAATCACAATGAAAATAAACTATCTCCCATTCACAAAGtaaatctttatataattacatCTTACATGGGTTATAGATAATTGATTTACAAATACAAGTTACAATGATCATAAGTTTGGGTAGTAACCCCCATAACTTGAAAAAAGTATAGGCAAGTCCTCTTCAAGTCCCATCCACTTTGGCTAACAAGGAGATTCCCAATACATGGCTTGGGGCAATGGACCCACTGAATTCTACTAAAGGTTATATGGTTGGGTAGTTATCTGCAAAGTGTAAAGAGTTATCTGCAAATTGAAAAGAGTTATAGTAACAATACAATTTTTACTATTTAGACTTGagactttttgttgttatatggtTGTGTCAGATATGATtaatttcaccttttttttccttgtgtcTTGGCATTCTCTATTCGGACCGACTACTTTGGATAGGAGAATATAAGGCAGCCGTGTGATGTCTCGGTACGCTTTGCATGGGAGATGAAGCAGGCGGTCTCATTAAAGTCAAATTATACACATGGATCGCAAATGCCTGGTCGACTGGATTAATCATTACTATTactttgttagttttccttacTTTTAAGTGTCATCATCTTAACAAGTTATTTTGattatagaaattattttgattttagcaAAAACCTCACGCTTTTAGTAAATTTTGTACAAGAGTAATTCAGATTTATATGGGTCTTACAAGTCAAACTACGGATCATCATTACACAACACTCATTTTCTCTCAAttgttgttcttttcttttagtaaCATGTGATCAACTTTTTAAGCTGACTTTGTGTGACAatatttctaaaacaaaaaaataataataaacatctAACAATTGTACGATAAAATGTTTGAGGTTTTGCTTTtgtcaaaacataaaattctgATCATTTATCACAAACTTCTGTAAACAAACTTAATTCCAcaatcacatcaatttgtaattgTTAATCATCTAACGATTGTAAGATAATATTATTTGAGTATCAATCTTTCCTTGAACTTTTCAGATGTCCCAAGCAGTAGAAAATGAAGTATATAAATACTTTACAGTTACAGCGATCacatagtgaaaaaaaaaagacttgataAGTTTTGAACATGACAACTTATATGTTTTGAGGTCCAAACTGACCCAATATTCATATTTGGGCCTTACCAACAGCTCAAACAGGTGAAACCTTTTGCAGTGACCCAATGGCAGAATATTCAAGTAATAGTCTGAAACAAACTTGTACATGTCTctttagatatttataaaattttaaacaagaaCATTCGGTTCAGAAGAAAGCTGAAAGCTATATATTGTTCAGAGCTTCTTGAGCTAAGTTTGAAGATGctaaataaatctaaattatCGTGTTATAAGCCAGATGTTGAGAGCAAACACGTACCGTGAGGCATCGCCACTATGCATCAAGTGTCACTTAGAGTTCTCGACACATTTCCGAAGGATTATCTGAAGCAAAATGGTGGCTACGGAGCCTACTCTTTCTAGGAAAAGTCCAAGCGGACCAATTAGGATGCGTTCTATATGGTCAAATCAAAAGGATATAATTTGTTTGTAAGTGAATtgctattatatttttctttattattttttataagaaaaagttAGGTTCTCcggatgttttaaaaaaaaacaacaacgaTGTTCTGCTCCAGATACTGTTTCAACCGGCCAATTCAGACAGAACAAACTGATAAAGAAAAACTATTATAGTTAACTACATATAAGAGTGAAACTTAttgtaaaatcttattattacaATATATACTATATTCTCTTGCGTTTACAAAGTTCCTTTtaggggttttttttctttctttctaaattgTGAAAGTttcttatttacatttttcacagctagaatttttataaaacagtgactatctttgtaaaaaaaaaatgtctagaTTATTTGCTTGCTAGTCAGAAATTAGTGGAAACCCCTTTAAAATTGACGGAAACTTTGTAATTCTTggaatatatatacttttgttggGTTTTTATATCCGTGTAAACTTGGGTTTTAAACTAGACGTCTAGAACGAAAACcgtttgccaaaaaaagaagaagaagcatagaaccaaaaccaaatgtCTAGACGGACCGGCCGCCACATCAACATAAAAGCCAGATTGAACCAATTATAAATCGCCATTACATTACTCTTCTTCTCtagttctatatatatgtcaataaaatataaaattcggGGGTCCTATACTTCTTTTGTGAAACCATACCGTACAGTCCGCAAAATTTTTGGTTCCAGAAGTTTCCGCTCTACGAAAATGCACCAAGCCCTTTCCAGAAGTTTCTTATTTCTAAAGTCTAGTGtactataatattattttttttcccaaatttttttaatcaaattagtcTCATCACTCTCTTTCAACTCTTCCTATTTAAGCCACCTCAAATAGCTTACGTGGACATGACCTTCCTCACTTTTGCCCCCCTTTCCCTCATCAACTGCCATAAACGAACTCAATCTCAACCGAACCAGTTCATCATATACTTCAAATACCCAAAGATGAAGCCAATTATGGAGATCGGTTATAAATTGCATCACTGTTTTTGATCCAACACCCGCATTATACTACCCGGAACCTTGTCTTTAATTGCAGTCTTAAAAAGGCGATGAATCCGTTTGTACCGGAAGGCTATGATCAACAACCACCGCAACCAATGGAGGGGTTACACGAAGTTGGTCCACCTCCGTTTCTGACCAAGACATTTGAGATGGTTGATGATCCAAACACAGACCAGATCGTATCTTGGAACAGAGGAGGCACTAGTTTTGTCGTTTGGGATTTGTATTCTTTCTCTACGATTCTTCTCCCTCGACACTTCAAACACTGCAATTTCTCAAGTTTCATCAGACAACTCAATACTTATGTAAGTGTTTTTCtcttatctctgtttcttcttgttctatCTTCTCCTgaccaaacacaaaaacagagcattGCCCtgttttactcttttcttttactttcatcttattatatatagtttgctGGAAAACTACTCAAAATTGCATTTTTACTTGGCAATGTaaagaaaatttcaatattttttttactgcaAAATCCGTTGGTAGCTTCCTATTCTAGAAACATCGAAAATGTAGATTCCGTAAGGTAGTGGAACTAAAAGAAGGTTTAGTAAGTTCCAGAAGCTTGTCTCGTGTCAACTTGCCTTCTAAAATATTCGTAAGAAACAGTCATCAATCTTATCTCAATACCAATACCTATTGTTTATTCACTAATCAGCTTTAAGGTTGCCCACTTGtatccatatatattataaaaaaaacattgaaaaagaCTCACTCCAATAATTGATGTTTGTTTATGTCAACTTGAGAATATGTTAAGAGTTTCAAAACCTTATCAGATTCAAACTGTGAGTGAGTGAGAGTACTAAAGTGAAAAACATACAACAGGGTTTCAGAAAGATAGAAGCTGAGAGATGGGAATTTGCAAACGAAGGGTTCTTGGTGGGACAAAGACAGTTACTGAAAAACATCAAGAGAAGAACCACTTTCaccacttcatcatcatcatcatcaactccaTCAAGCCATGACGCTGCTTGCAACGAGCTCCGCAGGGAGAAGCAGGTGCTAATGATGGAGCTGATGAGTTTGAGACAGCAGCACCAGACCACGAAAAGCTACGTCAAAGCTATGGAACAGAGGATAGAAGGTGCAGAGATGAAACAGAGGCAGATGATGTCGTTCTTGGCTAGAGCAATGCAGAGCCCTTCGTTTCTGCATCAGCTGCTCAAACAGAGGGATAAGAGGATTAAAGAGATCGAGGATGAGACAGCAAAGAGGAAAAGAGGTTCTTCTTCGGTGTCGGAACTGGAGGCTCTGGCTCTGGAGATGCAAGGCTATGGGAAACAGAGGATtatgttggaagaagatgatcatcaTTTAGTGGTAGAGAGAGAGTTGGATGATGGTTTCTGGGAAGAGCTGCTTAGTGACGAGAGTTTGGCTTCTACTTCCTAACTAGATGGATCCTTTTGGTTTTAGTTGTACTTTTGAAGCTCACTTTCTTCTTTCACAAGAAccttgtttttattgttttgtttttgttttgtcttatgttattttacaataatttgttatcaataattagtaatttagtagTGTAAACTAGTAAACGgtaatgattattttatttatgtatacaATGTGATAAATATGATTGTCATTAACTTTAATGTCATTGACAATACTATGGATTGGATCCTGAAGTGAACCCTGGGCCATGTAGTGTATATAgtgatttttttcttacatgGACCTATTATTGATGTTGTTGGatgatctctttctttgttttgactCTTCCCCTAAACCGTTTTTTCAAATTTGATCTGTCTTTCTCACATCATTAATGTCAAGAGGAGCTTTTGGCTTACTTGAGTCAATGCCAAGACAAGTCCACATGAGTGAACAATCTAATCATCCAAGTCACcttagaagagagagagagcttcagAATCTTGGTTTGTGAAGCTCATCTTAAAAAAGAAAGGTTTACCCTTGTGATCAGTTTTAAGATGATCACTCTCTCCGGTCATACCAGGAACAGGCAATCTGATCTGCAGTCTTGCAGAAAAACAgcatcaaagatgaagaaaattgCTACAAAGTTCAAGAACAGAAACCTATTTAGCGGTGATTAGCAGATCCCTTTTCTGCTCTGAAGTTCCTTTCCACAGCATGTCAGCATCCAGTTGCTGATCTATGCAACCCCAAACTTTAGACATCAACTTGTGAATTCTTCCTTCTCCATCACAATCCATTTGCAACATCTCGAGCAGCAGTGGCACGCTGGATATTGATATTGATCgtgtcaagaagaagaacaaataagAATCTTACATAGATGAAAAGATGTATACAGAAGTAAACACTCCAACAAGGATCCAAAAAATTCTTCTATAAGTGTGTTGTGCCCCCTCATAAGAATCAATATGACAATATATTCCTTAGGCAAAGCACATCCTTTCTTCAAGAGCTTATTAAATTTCCTAATTTCTTATACTCTTTAAGATTCTAATCAATCTGTCCCCCAGCCCAATTTAGCCAAAGAAATGTCGTTTAGACATTACTAAAAAGGTAAATATAGCAATTACCAAAGTGCTACAATCAATGTAAAGATTCTAGATCATTTTCTGTCCACTGTGATGAAACCATGATTTGAGACAGATCAAAATATGAATGGAAGTGACATGCATGGATCAAGTACACCATAAATAGAGAATCCGTTTGAAAGCCTACTCGACAACAACCGTGggcagaaaaaaagaaagaagcaaagctACTTAACCTTTCAACGATGGGGACTTTTATTAGAAACTGGGGCGACAATTTATAGCAACTCCGATAGATTCAAccgcttttttcttttctttttttcgccATTTACATATCGGATAACCACTGGTTTTGAGTTCTTTTCACTGCTTCTTGATTAGGGTATGCAAGTGGCAACTattggtattggagatggaacATAAGATCCTATGTAAGGACACCAGTTCGACTGTGGAAACGTAACCCTCTGTGACCGAGTCAGATATATCTACTTccggttttattttttattttatacgcGGTTAGTTCGGTTGTTTTTATTCACACTTAGGTATTCGGTTTTGTTCGGTTTAGAAAATTAAtgttcaaaacttcaaatagaacatacttttattttgtgtcagtttgggtttttggataataaaaaaatgttaattgaCTCAGATAAATATCATAGATATAAAAGTCACACTCTTCTTATTGTATGTTGGGAAAATacggaaaaaaaacatatgatagGATCTTTCTTTAACATAATATTGAAAAGTAGTTGTAGTAAagtgcaaaaaaaaactctcttatATCATGGCATTTCACAAAAACATGCTAATAAGAGGCAGCGATCATCATTTTAGAGAACTCATGCAGAGAAAGAAAACCATCGCCATCGAGATCAGCTTCTCGGACCATATGCTCCGCTTCTTCCGCAGTTATCTTCATCCCCATGTCCTTCATTCCTTCTCCCAACTGCATTTTCGTTTACAGAAAATTAGGAGAaatggcaacaacaacaacaactttagtAGTTAATAGCTAAATGtccttttaaagtaaaataaaaactaattaa
The sequence above is drawn from the Camelina sativa cultivar DH55 chromosome 4, Cs, whole genome shotgun sequence genome and encodes:
- the LOC104781029 gene encoding heat stress transcription factor A-7a-like gives rise to the protein MNPFVPEGYDQQPPQPMEGLHEVGPPPFLTKTFEMVDDPNTDQIVSWNRGGTSFVVWDLYSFSTILLPRHFKHCNFSSFIRQLNTYGFRKIEAERWEFANEGFLVGQRQLLKNIKRRTTFTTSSSSSSTPSSHDAACNELRREKQVLMMELMSLRQQHQTTKSYVKAMEQRIEGAEMKQRQMMSFLARAMQSPSFLHQLLKQRDKRIKEIEDETAKRKRGSSSVSELEALALEMQGYGKQRIMLEEDDHHLVVERELDDGFWEELLSDESLASTS